From one Formosa sediminum genomic stretch:
- the dnaJ gene encoding molecular chaperone DnaJ has protein sequence MKRDYYEILGVDKNATAAEIKKAYRKKAIEFHPDKNPDNKEAETKFKEAAEAYEILSDQDKKARYDQFGHQAFEGGGGYGGGHMNMDDIFSQFGDIFGGGGFGGGFSGFGGGGGQRRVKGSNLRIRVKLTLEEIANGVEKKVKVRRKVQAQGTTYKTCTTCQGTGQVTRIANTILGRMQTASPCTSCGGSGQIIDKKPNDADAQGLVIKEETVSIKIPAGVVDGMQLKVTGKGNEAPGATGISGDLLVAIEEETHSSLQREGDNLHFDLYVSVPDAVLGTSKEIETVTGKVRIKIEAGTQSGKILRLRGKGIPNINGYAKGDLLVHVNVWTPKTLNKQQKEFFESMREDDHFSPKPESSDKSFFEKVKDMFS, from the coding sequence ATGAAGAGAGATTATTACGAAATTTTAGGAGTTGATAAAAATGCCACTGCTGCTGAAATAAAAAAAGCATACAGAAAAAAGGCAATTGAATTCCACCCAGATAAAAATCCAGATAACAAAGAAGCTGAAACTAAATTTAAAGAAGCTGCAGAAGCTTACGAAATTTTAAGCGACCAAGATAAAAAAGCACGTTATGACCAATTTGGTCATCAAGCCTTTGAAGGCGGTGGTGGTTACGGTGGCGGACATATGAATATGGACGACATTTTTAGCCAGTTTGGTGATATCTTTGGTGGTGGCGGTTTTGGCGGCGGATTTTCAGGATTTGGCGGTGGCGGTGGCCAGCGCAGAGTGAAAGGAAGTAACCTTAGAATTCGTGTAAAATTAACCCTAGAAGAGATTGCTAACGGTGTAGAGAAAAAGGTAAAAGTTAGACGTAAAGTTCAGGCTCAAGGTACAACCTATAAAACATGTACTACATGTCAAGGAACTGGGCAAGTAACACGTATAGCTAACACTATTTTAGGACGAATGCAAACAGCATCACCATGTACTTCTTGTGGCGGATCTGGACAAATTATTGATAAAAAACCTAACGATGCAGATGCTCAAGGTTTAGTAATTAAAGAAGAAACGGTATCTATTAAAATTCCTGCTGGAGTTGTAGATGGTATGCAACTTAAAGTTACAGGAAAAGGTAATGAAGCTCCTGGAGCTACAGGTATATCTGGAGATTTATTAGTTGCTATTGAAGAAGAAACACATAGCAGTTTACAACGTGAAGGCGATAATCTTCATTTTGATTTATATGTAAGTGTCCCAGATGCTGTATTAGGTACCTCTAAAGAAATTGAAACTGTAACCGGTAAGGTACGTATTAAAATAGAAGCTGGTACACAATCAGGTAAAATATTACGTTTACGTGGTAAAGGAATTCCTAATATAAACGGATATGCTAAAGGTGATTTACTCGTACATGTAAATGTATGGACGCCTAAAACGTTAAATAAGCAACAAAAAGAGTTTTTTGAATCTATGAGAGAAGACGATCATTTTTCGCCAAAACCAGAAAGTTCAGACAAGTCATTTTTTGAGAAAGTTAAAGATATGTTTTCTTAA